From the genome of Dermacentor silvarum isolate Dsil-2018 unplaced genomic scaffold, BIME_Dsil_1.4 Seq905, whole genome shotgun sequence:
AGTAATTGGGTACATTACATGTATGTGTTGGCATTTGTAACTAGGCTTCTTTTGCTATTTTTCTGTGTGCTTCTTGGTGACAGGCTAAGTTCTTATTTAGTATTAAAGTGAGGTTTTGAAATGTTTTCAACTATAGTAAAGCTTTTGATATAGTAAACATTTAGTTTGATATCATTGGTTTATTGTCCTACTGTGCCATTGTTTCCAGTATGTTTCCAATTGGTGAAAGCCCACTTGTGCATGCCTTTTCCTAGTCATTATTTCATCAGCTCTGTCATATTGTTTGCAGTATTAAAGACCAACTCTGAAAGGAAATTACACCTTGGCTAAATTGGTTATTATAAATCAGTAGTATATACTACTGcagcattcttggcaaagctgcagggctggtaattgtctgGTTTCCCTACTTACCCTACTAACAGCCTTTAACTAGCACTTAAGCAGACAATGCATGCACCTGGTGTTGAGCAGATATAACGCAAATGCCAGCACATTGCCGCTGACTCCACCTAACCTCGGAGGTCTAACAAAAGAGCTGCACTAGTTCTCAATGTTCTGGGTTGTGCATCATTTTTGGCGGTATCTCCCGTTTTGGTGTAAACAAaacctattttattgcgatagcaattatatggacactccaagcgcatttttgcatACTTGTGACACATCCACTAATATTTCAAACAAAATTTTGCATGATGACTGCTTTATATCTACACTATCTAAAACTTGGGCTTTCTACGCAGTCAAAAAGTTCATTGCAGTTGGTTAAAGCTAGGCTAATTACTGAGGAAATGTGCTTTAAAGGGCAACGCAAAATGCTTAGGTTGACAAGTTTTTCTCTCCTGATATCACATCCCTTGCACTGCTTTTTCGAAGTATTGCTGCGGTTTGCCAGGGAACAAGGGTTGTTCATAAGAGAAGCCTTGGCAGCTGCTCTGAAATGTACATTGCGGCCTCCTTCCATAGAATAATCAACGCGGTGTTTAGAGCTTGTGCCTTGACTTGGACAAAGGCCCTTTGTCATTCGTGTCAGAAGGTTTTGTTTTAGCCGACTAAAAAACAAATGAAACACAAAATTTAAATTTTGCATTCCCTCTGGGTTGGTTGTATATCTGCCCTTTGCTTGCACCATATTGCAAGCTTTATAAACCGGCATGGTTGTGGGCGTACAGTTGAGAGGCCAGAATTTCAACTCATTGCAATCTTGCTTTGCAAGATAGCACCGTTTCCAGCACTTTGCACCTGGCACAATGATAAACCACGATGGAtaatatattaaaaataaacttaGTGCAATTGTCATTTTGCCTGAAGGCATTTGCCAACTCTTTAAAACAGATTTACGCCCATCGCATATGCTTTAAAGAAATATGGTTGAGATATTGTTGCTCTGGGCAATTCAAGAAGCTGTTTTCATATGATATGAAAGTGAGAATTGATGAGCATTAGTGATGAGTAAGCTGGGCAGTAGCTAAAGTTGAAGATACAAATGGCAGCAccagtgtgcatttttttttctaagcatAATTATAAGAATAGAGAAATGCTTGTAACATTGTACTATATATGCTCAAGTGTTGCAGTTCAGTAGAGCTGCTTTGTTGCATCTTTTCAGGTTTCCACACAGTGATCTTCCAAGCAACATCCGAGGAGTGAACATCTCTTGCGCAAAAATCCACCTCAGGGATATTTTATCAATTTTAAGCCATCCCTTTAAAGTCTACAATTTTAACAATCTGTAAATATCATATTAGTTCTCAGCTGCATTGTATCTATCGCGTTTTATCACCGTTTCTTTGTAAAGGAAGCTTAAGATTGGATCATGGCAATCCTATAAATCatgtctttttttattgtccgctgtagaaaaaaaaaaaggaagctgccAAACAAGGTGGCAGCAATGCCTATAAAAGTCACTTGAAAAGTCCTAAGGCCTAGTCCATTCAAAGGCAAAAAAATCAACTGCACCATAGACTTGTGGTGGTGGAGAGGGAGGGCAACAGTACACTTTGATATGTTGCGTGCACACGCGATTTTTGTGGCCTGCAGTTGTCCAGAGGAGGCCACATTATGGGCTGAAGAGAGACTTGCACCCACTTACGAGTATTCATGCCTCGTGCACCATTTAGTGCAGGCCTGGCAGATAGTCTGCCAGTACAACAGCCAAGATGTAGAAGAGGCCAAAGTAGATGTTGAGACGCGCCGTGTGCTGAGGCAGACGAGCTAGGCGTCCATCGCGAAACTGTCGTTCCAGGTTGAACGCACTGGGCAGCGTGATGAGCGGCAAGAGAAGCCAACGCGAGCGAGCCGCGAGAAGCGCAAACAACAAGTAGGGCACGAAAAGCAACAGCGCATAGAACACGTGAGATCCAGTGGGTCCCAACAGGAGAGCCAAAGTGACGGCGCCGGCACGAGCGTCTTGCTGCCTGTCACGGGCGTTGTTGGCGTGCAGGATTGCTTCCGTGTTCATGGCAAGCGGCATGGCATACCAGAGCGGCGCAGGATCCATCTGACCTGCTTGCGCTACAAACGAGTATAGCACACAAACGGGCCCAAAGGTCACAAGCACCAAAAGGTCCCCCAGCGCAATGTACTTGAGGCCCAGGCCACCGGTGTATAAAAAGGAGCTGGAGAGGCCACCAAAGTAGACGAGCGCCAAGTGCTCCATACGTGCTTCAGAGCAGCCGGCGAGCAGGATGAAGCCCACACAGCCAATGGTGTACAGCAGAGCTCCCAGGTGGACAACTTCCCCCGGGGTGAGACGGCGGTCGACGAGAGTGCGGTCGTCACTGCTTGTGCGGCTGTCAACACCTCGCATGTAGTCAAAGTAGGTGTTGACAACATTACCAGCCGCATGCACCGACAAGGCTGTCACACAGCTGGCCACAAACACAAGCGGGCTGAAGTGGTGCACCACACGGTAGGCGAGGGCAGCTCCCAGCGCAACAGGGGCGAGAGAGGCACTGAAGGACCATGGCCGCAGGGCCAGCAGGTAGGCAGAGAGCCGAGACTGCCCTGCCATGGCCCTGCTTGGCGCACCTGCAGAGAGAGGAAGAAAGCACGAAATGATATACGTGTAAACAATCCTAGGCAAAGAGAAGTATGCGTTAAAAGGCTTGTGACAGTAAAAAAACTATAGTaacccaatttttttttacagagtaAGGTAGGAGATGGGAAAACATcagggagataaaaaaaaacaagcttcaGCAGTGGTATTATAACCAGTGATTAATGAGAGCTGCGTACGCATTCTCTAATGACTGGAGTTATACGTTTTCTGATTAATCTGATTTAAAAAAATTTGCTGGTAAAAGCAAATGGATTCGGATTCATATGAACAGTTCAAAATTTCAAGGCTCACAGTTGTGATCACATTAGTGTGCCATGTCTAcatttgtggaaaaaaaaagaaagttagagAAGCTGAAGGTGTCCGTCATGACAACACACTCCTTGCACAACCTGCTCATCAAGCTGGGGTTCCTAAAGAAAAGCTCTCATTAATTAAGAAAATGGAAACTAATCTACTTTTTTTGCATAATGTGTACCATCTCCTTGCTGTGCTCCTGCAGGTGCCGCTAAGTTGATGGAATGATGCATCTTCAACGACCTTTGTGCTAACGTGATCGACTGCGTGCTTGACATTGTAGACAAGGAGAAATGATGGAAAGTTATTGACAGCCAAGATTACTGCACCATTGTTTCAAAAAGGTAGAGCCACGCCGTGCAGCGAGACATTCCTCACAATTTTCACTACACCAGCAATTCATTCTGGTACTGCCCTCGGATCGTGCACCAAAACATGGACATAGAACTGCCAGCAGCATTGACACATATTAGCAGTTGCTTTACCACTGGGGCAGTACACTACCTGGCTGGCAAGAGAGGTATCAGACTACCAAGTGTTGGCTGTTGAAGAAATCATTGGGATTCTAGTTTTCTGGAGGATGCATGCCCATGACTAGCTCGTTCTTTTACATTATGCACTGAGTCTACTGGATTTTCCTGTATCAAATGCGAAAGTTGAaaggtttttttttatgtttcattACGTAAATCCAAAACAGTGCACTGTAATGGCCAATTCTAACATTGGTAAATTGTGCATGCATAAATTACAAGAACTTGTAATGGCAATAAGTTTCTGCTATTGTAAATGTCAACTATAAATAAAACAGATTTATGCAGTTAAACTGCTTTTATTTATCTTTAATTATTTAATCAATCCTAAACTAAAAGGTGAATAATGCTAAAAAGGTAAAAGAACTCCAAATTTTACTGCACCTTAAAAATAAAATGCTTCAATAAACTTCCAATTTTTGTGGAAAATTTTAACTTCACACATGCAAAACTCCAGTGACAACCTACAGGAATGTAAATGCCATCATATTAGATTAAAGTTACATGCAAATATCTGAAGATCAGGATTCCAGGTTTCCAAATCTGTGGATAAACTAATAACGAGAAGAAAACACTGTGCTTTTGATGTGTGTGACCCTAGGCGGTGGCTCCATGCAAAGCTCAGTCCATGAAGTTTAAAAGGCAAAGCCAACCTACTACACTAAAACATCTGTGCTCAACTGAGCTAGCTGACATACAAACTCGCATGTATATAAAGATGCAGACCAGCACCTTGCGGTTTCAGTTGTGCACACTGCAACTTCACATGCATGCCACACCTGTGCTAATTTTAATAGGGAACGAAGGTCTCAAAAATCATAATCCCAGTTTTACTTGAAATGACAGTTTTGCACTGCCAACTAGCACATATGACAGATGCACAAGAACACCTCTAATTGCAAATAAGGGTGAGAAATGAGAACAAAGTGCCCCGCACCAATGCAGCAAAAGTTGTGCAAGATATTTTCGTATAACAAACTTTTGCATGGAAAAGTACCAACTGAGAAGCACAAGACTGCACACAATCGCCTAAAAGGGTCCTACAGCTGCAAACGGCTTTATAAAATCATACACTGCTTGTCTCTTTAAAGGCCTTAACAAATTATATTCCTGCAATTTTAACGTGCAACATTAAAATTGCTGGTACAGGCTGGTTACATTAGCCAGTGTTCTGTGAATATGTCCGGTAGCTTGTCTTCAGTGGTGTTGCAAAAGAGCCAAGGAGCTGTTTTGCTGCAGAGAGAATCAACGTAAGCAGCCTTTTCTACAGCATAAACGAAAAGTCCAAGACAAAAAAATATAATTTTATACCATGCCAAAAAGTGGTGTGGCTTAATGTCCCACTAAACTTACACTCAGAAGTGGCAGGGTTTTTAATAAATGCTGATTTTCAGAAATTGAGTCCAGGAAATACAGAGGAGCATAAAACCATTCAGCAACTGTAGAATATTAATGTTTGTGACAATGCATGGATGTGGCTGCTGTGTGTTATGTAGGGGTGCGCAAATAGTGATGTTTGAGGCCAAATCGAATATGAATCAAATattgaatacttttcgaataggtATAGAATAATTAATAGCCATTACCACAAttaaataaattcaattcaattctggggttttatgagCCAACGATTTCATTACAAGGCATGGCATAGTGAGTGAATCCGTACTTatttgtgaccacctggggttcttcaagatgcacccaatgcacggtacacgggcatttttgattttcacccccatcaaaatgccgccgcagccaggattcgatcccgcgccgtCGGGCTCGGAAGCACAACACATTAGCCACTACGCCACTACGGCTGGTATCAAAAACAATATCAAATGATGTTCACATCCCGGCATTGTTAAAGTTAGTCAGTTTCTGTTATTACATAATATGTAATGAAGCGTTGCTTATTTAAAGTATAAAcgaagcattaggagcaaacaactagtttttcgcatgcacagggctcttgaaAGAGTGTGAATGATCACTGTACAGTATGGCTACccaagtgacgtagcctgctccactgcaCAAGttatgttttatgtctatactatgcctgcGGTGGTGAAAATTGCTCTAGTACTTTTGCTCTAGTTTTATGTTTATTTGTGTGCAGTTGATGTTTCAAGTATTCAAATAGTATTTGATAAATATTTGCATTTAATGACTAGTGACTATTTGATTTGAAGACTGAATAGAATAAGGCACTATTcaattcattattcgaaagtttcgattATTTGCACACAGTGTGCCAGAGTACATAAAAATAAGATTTAGTTCTACGTAGCTCACAACAGCACCAAACATGGAGACTTGGATGGACTGTCCTCCAGAGCCTATTAAAGAATTCCCCTCCCTGTTGAGTAAAATTTGCTTACCTGTAGATTCTTTGCTGGTATCACTCATTTGAGCTTGATGGCTATGGTTGCATACTTCTTTCCAGTGTGCAGCTTGTGAAGAACGACATGGAACTAGAATAAGTGCACAAGAGTTACATTCCTGCTTGCACGTCAGCAAGCATGTTGCAAGGCTGCAAATCTCACAGTCCATTCTTTGTTATATCAAAGAAATACAACTGCACCATGTCTATGCTTAAGCAGGCATGTGTTTCTATAGTTTTACTGCTGAATGACCTGCACTGTTTGCTGGTAATTAGAATTTAATGCACCGGACTGTAATTGATTAAATATAAAACTTGCCTAAACACCACACAAACAAAGGGGGGGATTAAATGCCCGTGTCAATGCCTTACCTCCCACATTTGTCAGTCGACTGccagagaagcaagaaaaagaaagtataTTTATGCTCTTGTTTTGCTGCCCGACTGCGCCGTCAAACAAAAGGAATAGCATATTTTCGCTTCTGCTCAGGAGATAATAAAAAAAGTACATCTCGAATAAAGTTGCCGTAACTGACACAAGCTGGGTTCAAACATCATTTAGCAGGATAAGTTCGTGTTGCGTACAAAGGTGGCCCACTTAGTTGGTCTttcaaaatgttttctttttttcacaaatACGTAGCCTGTATTCGAGATTATTTGAATTGGTACGGCCGTGCAACACACATGTCCGCCCACAAACTGGGTCGCTACTTTCCCGCATGATGTCGGGCCAGTTAAATGAGGTATGCATGTACTAAATATGTGTAGCCGTTTCACTGGTTTCTACTCTACTCGTAGTTCGTGCGCTTGATACTGCCGCAATACAGAGCAAAAACCGCGGACTTGCAGCAATCTGCTGTCACCGATTGCTGGCTTCTCCGGTTTGTGTTCGATACGGCAGCACTGCAGTGCGTACCCACTGTGACCGCTTAATAAGCGCACCGCCCTAAACCTTCGCACAAGCGGTGGGGGGCATTTTCGCACCCAAGACCATGCACGgaaatagcgaaaaaaaaaaaaaaaaagccttgtcaTTTCCTCGCATTGCACATTCAAGAGCGTTTGGAGCCACCTCCATGCACTAATAGCTTGCCTCTTGCGAAGCGCACGCCCTGTCCAAAGAGGCGCCTGCAGTCGCTCGTCCGCGCCCGACTCAACTTCACGCGAAGCGACCTTTGCGGGCGACGCGTCTACTCAGGTGCGCGCGCGCTCTCGTATTCGTGACGTGACCAGCGGCTCGCAGGCGGCAAGCGCCGGTGCCGTGCACGTTGTCCAAGTGATCGATTATGCAGATACAAGAGTAGCACTTTTTGATACGTCGCTGTTGCGGGTGAGGGGTCACCGACGCGAAGCCATTCACAGACGGCAAAGGTGCCAGCCCGGTGGGCCCATCTGAAAGGCTTACCTTGCAGCGCATAGCCGCTACCGGTAGTCAGTAGTGCTTGTGTCGGCAGGACCCCTGTCGCGCTCGGGAGGTCCACCATTGGACGACCCGAAAATGTAACAGACCGCGGCACATGAGTGGGCACACTGCTGTCCGCGCTACTACGCGCCGTTTGTCCGCTTAACCCGGACAGCGCCGGATAAAACGCACCCTGCAAGGAGGAGTTCGAGTCGGCCTGCAAACGCGGCGAACCCTCCGCGGCTTCCCGGCGCGCGACTATTTCCACGGAGGACGTCAGTTTTAATTTTTGAGGCAGTGACGTCATTATAAATCAGCCgtgcttcgcttttttttttttttttaaatagcggTCGATATTAGACTGCAAATGGGACGCCTGTCTAagcattttccttcctccatgtgtcTAAGCATTGGAGTTGGTGGAGTGGGTAACTATCCAACGCTTCA
Proteins encoded in this window:
- the LOC119435775 gene encoding ubiA prenyltransferase domain-containing protein 1 isoform X3, whose amino-acid sequence is MVDLPSATGVLPTQALLTTGSGYALQVPCRSSQAAHWKEVCNHSHQAQMSDTSKESTGAPSRAMAGQSRLSAYLLALRPWSFSASLAPVALGAALAYRVVHHFSPLVFVASCVTALSVHAAGNVVNTYFDYMRGVDSRTSSDDRTLVDRRLTPGEVVHLGALLYTIGCVGFILLAGCSEARMEHLALVYFGGLSSSFLYTGGLGLKYIALGDLLVLVTFGPVCVLYSFVAQAGQMDPAPLWYAMPLAMNTEAILHANNARDRQQDARAGAVTLALLLGPTGSHVFYALLLFVPYLLFALLAARSRWLLLPLITLPSAFNLERQFRDGRLARLPQHTARLNIYFGLFYILAVVLADYLPGLH
- the LOC119435775 gene encoding ubiA prenyltransferase domain-containing protein 1 homolog isoform X5, which encodes MSDTSKESTGAPSRAMAGQSRLSAYLLALRPWSFSASLAPVALGAALAYRVVHHFSPLVFVASCVTALSVHAAGNVVNTYFDYMRGVDSRTSSDDRTLVDRRLTPGEVVHLGALLYTIGCVGFILLAGCSEARMEHLALVYFGGLSSSFLYTGGLGLKYIALGDLLVLVTFGPVCVLYSFVAQAGQMDPAPLWYAMPLAMNTEAILHANNARDRQQDARAGAVTLALLLGPTGSHVFYALLLFVPYLLFALLAARSRWLLLPLITLPSAFNLERQFRDGRLARLPQHTARLNIYFGLFYILAVVLADYLPGLH
- the LOC119435775 gene encoding ubiA prenyltransferase domain-containing protein 1 isoform X4 — protein: MVDLPSATGVLPTQALTTGSGYALQVPCRSSQAAHWKEVCNHSHQAQMSDTSKESTGAPSRAMAGQSRLSAYLLALRPWSFSASLAPVALGAALAYRVVHHFSPLVFVASCVTALSVHAAGNVVNTYFDYMRGVDSRTSSDDRTLVDRRLTPGEVVHLGALLYTIGCVGFILLAGCSEARMEHLALVYFGGLSSSFLYTGGLGLKYIALGDLLVLVTFGPVCVLYSFVAQAGQMDPAPLWYAMPLAMNTEAILHANNARDRQQDARAGAVTLALLLGPTGSHVFYALLLFVPYLLFALLAARSRWLLLPLITLPSAFNLERQFRDGRLARLPQHTARLNIYFGLFYILAVVLADYLPGLH
- the LOC119435775 gene encoding ubiA prenyltransferase domain-containing protein 1 isoform X1, with protein sequence MVDLPSATGVLPTQALLTTGSGYALQVPCRSSQAAHWKEVCNHSHQAQMSDTSKESTGAPSRAMAGQSRLSAYLLALRPWSFSASLAPVALGAALAYRVVHHFSPLVFVASCVTALSVHAAGNVVNTYFDYMRGVDSRTSSDDRTLVDRRLTPGEVVHLGALLYTIGCVGFILLAGCSEARMEHLALVYFGGLSSSFLYTGGLGLKYIALGDLLVLVTFGPVCVLYSFVAQAGQMDPAPLWYAMPLAMNTEAILHANNARDRQQDARAGAVTLALLLGPTGSHVFYALLLFVPYLLFALLAARSRWLLLPLITLPSAFNLERQFRDGRLARLPQHTARLNIYFGLFYILAVVLADYLPGLH